tttttagaaaggtaaaaatagaaaaaaaaaattgaaatttaatccaagattataaaaataaaatcaaactctAACATATTCAAGTCTAGAAAACATTCAATTTAAAacatattatcaaaataaataaataatacaaattaaataactaatttgagatgaagaaattataaattttttattaaaaaaagtttcaagttCATCATAATCAACAATCCTTCCATATGTAAAATCTTGAagcaacaacaagttgttgGATTTCTCATTTTTTCTTAATCATCACTTCTAAGAATAAGCAagaataatttgaaatgaagaaatatagGTGGGGGTGTttcgaagaagaagaaagaaagcgGCGGGGAGGAAAGTTCGTtgaataataagaagaaaaggGTGAGATAAATATGAGTCGCGGCGAGGTTCGAAATAGGAGAAAGAAGGGCGCAGGTGGGGGGTTCGAAGAACAAAAGGTGGGGTTGTTGGTGGAAAAGGTGGTGGGGTAAGAGGAAGATGAAACCTTATTggttggaaagaaaaaaaaaagcctatttattttattttaaaaaaaaatttacgtTTTCActtgctttattttttatttgccaCATCAACTTTTTGGGTGGATTTTAATTCACTTGAAATGAGATTAGGGAGGTAAATTGTTTTCTGAAGGAGTCGTCATTTTCTATTAGGAACGCTATGTCATTTTCAATCCCGGCGCATTTCGAATGCTTGAAGGCCCCGCTGACACGAAGTGATTTAGAAAGATTCTTCTTTATCGATGGTGATCGGTCATGGTATCCGTAACCTACCTTATCTTACCTTATCTGAAGTTGGACGGGATATAattatttgtaaagttaaaaTGCTAAAGTAAATTTTGCAGATAAgttcagtttttttttaatgtattttccTATTTGTATATGTTGGATCTTTTTACTTGCTCAAAAAGATCTTGGATAGGTAAACAATGAATATTTGAAGTCcaaagaaatgaaaatgatcatcTTTATgacatttcttcaaaaaaaaacacaatttgaGAAAAGAGTAATTATCGAACTTGATTCAATGAGTATGGAGATGAcgaaatgatgatatgaagaaCCCCAAAGGCatacacaaaaaaaagtatTGCATACATTTAGACAAATCATACGGGCTTTGCTTAAAGCAGACAATGTCACACCACGAAATGATGATATATAAAACCCCAAAGGCATACACCAAAAAAAGCATACACAGAAAAAGTATTGCATACTTTTAAACAAATCATACGGGCTTTGCTCAAAGCAGACATGTCGCACCATGTCAGAAGTTTCACTAACATGTACAAACAGAAGCCAATATGAAACTATTACATGACATATATTCATGTACAAGTAAAAGGTATAACAGTAACTCTGCATTAAAGAAAATGTACAACAAACATATTCAAAGGTTAGAAACTTTTGGACTTACTGAATTCATAGCTTTATCATGAACTACTTCCTCACTAGTTTTCATGTTTCCCTTATCACTTACCAATTCACTACTCTTCATTGTGTTGCCATTGGGATTCTCAGTGCCAGTGCTGGCTATGAAACGACCGCTCACTGAACGGCCTAGAGGTGAACCAACTAAGGGAGTAAAATCGTCGGAGGAGTCAGATTCCACAGATAGATCTCTCTCTGATGCTGTTGGTTCTAACTCACCTTTAGACTTTCGTGATGACTTCCGAGATACATGTCTTAGGATATTCTTCGCCTTGTCACGGACTCTACTCTTGTTGGAGCTACTACATTGAACATTTCCCTCAAGAGCCTCTTTACTATCATCTCGGGGAGTTGTTTCCACTGAATCGTTCATAATAAGATTCACACCGATCCCCTTTGCGCTCACTGCCTTTAGATTAGCTTGCGGAGATGGAACAGGATCTCCAAGATTTACAGACCTGTCCTCGCTTTTCTGACTTTTGTGGAAGATGGACCCGATCTTATTTATACCCCTATTGATTAGATTCGACTTCTTAGATCCACTACCTTCATCAGAATCATCACCCCGAGTAGATCCTCCCCCTCTTAACTTGAAACTTCCTCCCATGGAATCAGCATCAGAACCATGAACTTCTCCATCGATAACCCGACTCTTTCCCTTTCTCTGTTCCCAAACTTGTGGTACTTCACTGCCAGGGTGGTGTACCCACATGCCAGTCTCCTTCTGCCCTTCTATGTTAATTGGTTCATATGTATCTGCAACTTTTGACGATTGCTTATCCATCTCGGTGGGTAAGGACCCTCCTTCGGCTGTATCCATCTCATCAGAATTGCTCTCCTGTTTGATGTCCGTTTTTGCCTGCTCGGATGACTGCTCTGTAAACTGAAAATTAATACACATAAATTTTCAACCATCTACACTTTCGTTAGTAAAAATATATGGCCTACTTGTCACTAGGCCTAACTGATTCAGTGACATCAGCTGGAAAACagaataatttgaaaattgaatcaTTTCCAGAAGCAATTAACAGTGATCTCATGAGAAGTGTTGGTTTCGTGGCAGCCTAAGTACTTGTTTACCGTAACTTGCAGGAAAGAAGTATGTACCTTTTCGCTGCCTTCAACTACAGTTATGGCAAGACGTAGTCTCCCCATTTTAACATTATGAAGAGACAACCATATATCATGCCTCTGGCCATCCCTATAATCACAGATGTTTATGGAATAATCTCTGCCAAAAAGAAACATGTTGAGTAAATAAAGTGCACACAAAAGCATTTGCATTTATTAAGGCACATTTTGCATAACATTCAAGAGAAGACAAGACGCTGAAAGGATTCtgcaaaagggaaaaaaagaatatgataGCAAATAGATTATGCAAGTTTTATTCTTCACGCAGCCAGTGAAGATCCTACTTTCTTCAAATACAAAGGAACTCAAGATATGAACAGGGACGAGAAACACAAAAGACAGCAAAAATCTATCTCTACTTGTCCAAGTCATCACAATACCTCAATAGATAGGAATATGATGTTACTACGAGTATTAGCTACGCAGGAGATAGCTGAAGCATAAAGATGAGCACAATACAAGCTGAGAATCAATCGTTGTGGAAGAAGGAACTAAAAGCAAGAAATAACTCGCAAAGAGCAACAGAAGCCACCTAAAAATGGAAATTTCCCAGCGTAACCCGACCCTTACGTGGTTGGAGTTAACAACTCACTCCTGGTCTATCCTTATTTTTCCCCTTTTCTTTTGGATGATAATGATGTCTCGGCCATTGGAGGGGAGCCTTGGTGTAACTAATAAAGTTGTAGCCATGTGACCAGGAGGTTCGGGTCCGAGCTATGGAAACAACCACCTCCAAAAATGCAGGGCAAGGCTGCATTCCTGCGATCATTGGACCCAAGTGGTCCAGCCCATCTCTGAACCTCGCACTTAGAGGGAGTTTAGTGCACCGAGCTgccctttctttctttttgatgGTGTCTGGACCAATAATATATCCTAACATCCTATCATTAGTCTATGACTCTATGCTACTGCAGtaaaaagtaaaagagaatAGAACAGACCCCAATGTTTCATCCGCAGAAAAATGGTCTCTGTCACAAACATCTATGTTGAGCATATCGTTAGGAGACTCCCATGAACAGACTGGAATCTTGAACTCCTCTTGCCACTGTGGAGCTAATGTCTTCTTCTGAGTCCTAGTCTTGAATCTGTAGGGCCCAAGATGCCCCTTAACATATGGATCAGAGAGTCCTGAAAATGATCTCTCAGGTATTTAGCATGTCCTAGTTAGATAGATTACAGTAAGAGGCTTTTCGGCTAACCATTTAAATCTGCTGGCTTTAAGTCTTCCGCTTCAAGGACTTCCAAAATAACATGGGCAATGGGCTCCTTTGCATCGATAGAAAACC
This portion of the Solanum pennellii chromosome 12, SPENNV200 genome encodes:
- the LOC107005493 gene encoding C2 domain-containing protein At1g53590-like, which codes for MASITEVTILHHVCIVLIVIWLLNSFNYGHPLVYFISLIYLYLVNEQYVTRLKKKLQFEEKRQSNQRRVLSDSETVRWLNHALEKIWPVCMENIVSQKILLPIIPWFMQKYKPWTVKDIAVQSLYLGRSPPMFTEMRVLRESTGDDHLALELGMNFRSADDMSAILAAKLKKRLGFGMVTKLHLLGMHIEGKVLFGVKFLRKWPFLGRMRVCFAEPPYFQMTVKPIFTHGIDVTELPGVAGWLDNLLSVAFEQTLVEPNMLVVDMEKFVSPQQEESWFSIDAKEPIAHVILEVLEAEDLKPADLNGLSDPYVKGHLGPYRFKTRTQKKTLAPQWQEEFKIPVCSWESPNDMLNIDVCDRDHFSADETLGDYSINICDYRDGQRHDIWLSLHNVKMGRLRLAITVVEGSEKFTEQSSEQAKTDIKQESNSDEMDTAEGGSLPTEMDKQSSKVADTYEPINIEGQKETGMWVHHPGSEVPQVWEQRKGKSRVIDGEVHGSDADSMGGSFKLRGGGSTRGDDSDEGSGSKKSNLINRGINKIGSIFHKSQKSEDRSVNLGDPVPSPQANLKAVSAKGIGVNLIMNDSVETTPRDDSKEALEGNVQCSSSNKSRVRDKAKNILRHVSRKSSRKSKGELEPTASERDLSVESDSSDDFTPLVGSPLGRSVSGRFIASTGTENPNGNTMKSSELVSDKGNMKTSEEVVHDKAMNSVSPKVSNL